Below is a window of 'Nostoc azollae' 0708 DNA.
TTCCATGCTGCGCTTCATATCACCGCAACAAAACTTTCACCAGCGTGCCTTTATCAGAACCGATAGAACCAACAATAGCGATCTTATTTCCTGCGGGTATTTCCATAGATTTTTAATTACTGCTCGTCTATCTTTATACGCAAAAGTCACATTTTGAAATTCCACAGTCCCCCGCACTAAATCCACTGGAAGATTAATACTTGCTGTATGAATATCAATTGGAGTATCTAATAAATCCATCACTCGATTACTAAAAGCAATTGTCCTTTCATATAAATCAAAAGTATCTCCTAATCTAGTTAAAGGCAAAAGTAAAAGTTGAACTGAAAACACCAATGAACTATAAGCACCTACAGGTAATTGCCCCGCAAATCCTTCCATTCCACCCAAAATTAATAATACCATTAAAGCATCTAAAATTAACATCTCGATTAAGGAAATAAGAGCTACAGAAAGAGCAATTACCTTAGTATTATTTCGGTAACTAGCATCACCTTTAGTTCCTGCGTGCGCCGTTCCATAATCCTCAGATATAAAACTTTTAATAGTAGTAATACCGCTCAGATTATTCGATGCTGTACCATTCAGGAAACCTACTTTTGTCGAACATCAGCATAACGGGGTGCAGTTAATTTCTGAAAAGCTATTCAATCTCCTAGAATAAAAGGCATAGGAAACATTGTCATCCATGCCGCACTAGGAGCATCATAAAAAATGAACTGCTAATAATGACAATAGTTTTCACTACTTGAATAATATCTTTGGCACCCACATCTAAAAAACGCTCTAATTGGTTAACCTCATCACTGAGGACTGACATTAAAACACCTTTACTCTGTTCTTCAAAATAAGCTAATTCCAAATTTTGTAGGTGTTTATATGCATCCAGTCGTAAATTATGCTGAACATTCTGTCCAAAATAGTGATACTCAAAAAAATATTCTAATATCCAAGTAATAACTGAGAGAAATGATAAAATTACAAATTGCTAAGTAATATCTTTAACACCTAACTGAGCAATGATAGAATCAATCCTGTTATTTGACAACCACATCCACCGCAATACCGATTAATGCTGGTGGTACTAGATCAAAAACTTTACTGAGGATAGAAGCACCAGTTGGAAGCCAAATTTGCTGATTATACTGATATCCATAGTCAAATAGGTGCTCCAGGGGATGTGTAGAATGTCTACGCCTTCTTAATAACCGATAAGATTTTAATTCTGTAGTCACAACGGTATACAGTGACTGTAAAATAATATTGTCACATAATTTAGGTTATTAATGATCATTCTTTATTGTATGTTATGTGTTATTTGATTCAAGAATTACCAATAGTAATTTACTAGGACATCGAAAGTTGAATACTAAACACATAGGGCATTTCTCAACTACTATTTTCGGGATTTTATTAGCATTGGTAGTATTATTCGGGATAAATTCTTTTGTAATTATCAACCCTGGACAAGCTGGGGTAATCAGTATTTTAGGTAAAGCTAAAGATGCAGCATTGCTGGAAGGTATTCACTTAAAACCACCATTTATCACCGTAACGGATGTGTATGATTTGACAGTACAAAAGTTTGAAATTCCCGCAGAAAGTTCCACAAAAGATTTGCAAAATTTAACTGCGAGATTTACAATCAACTTTCGGATAGATCCGATGAAAGTAGTTGAAATCAGAAGAAAAAAAGGTAGTTTAGCAAATATTGTATCAAAAATCATCGGGACCCAGACCCAGGAAGCATTTAAAATAGCAGCAGCAAGAAGGACAGTAGAAGAAGTAATTACCAAACGAAGTGAATTAAAAGAAGACTTTGATACAGCATTAGGTGATCGCTTAGATAAATATGGGATAATCGTATTAGATACGAGCGTAGTTGACCTCACCTTCTCACCAGAATTTGCGCGAGCAGTTGAAGAAAAACAAATTGCGGAACAGCGAGCGCAAAGAGCCGTCTATATAGCAAGAGAAGCCGAACAAGAAGCCCAAGCAGAAATTAATCGTGCTAAAGGTAAAGCCGAAGCTGAAAGACTCTTAGCAGAAACCCTCAAAGCTCAAGGAGGACAATTGGTTCTACAGGAAGAAGCAATTGAAGCTTGGAAAACAGGCGGCGCAAAAATGCCAAATGTACTAGTTATGGGTGAAAATTCCCAAGGTAGCATACCCTTCATTTTCAACTGAGGGAAGATGGAAAACCAGTCTTGATTTTAGTTAAAAATACTAGTAAGGTGAGTCCAGTCTCATCTTACTCACCGTAAACCATACCAAAAGCATAATAAATAAATATATGCCTACTCCTCAAGATCCCAAGCTCACAGTCCAAGAAGCCAAAAAAATTCTCAACAAATTCAACTGTTTGGATATTGCTCCTATTCTCAAACCATCAGAAAAAGTTTTAACTCGTCAAGCATTAATTTTTATGGCCAGCCTTTCAGATTACCAAATTTTGGGAATCTGTGCAGAGACAGCAGAAGAAGGAATTATGGCCATGAAAACCTATTCTCGTGCTTTTCATTATGAAGCTCCCGACAATTTACCAACCCCTGAAGGAGCAGTTTATATCAAACTAAATGGTAAAAATGGACTGTGTTATCTCGACTCTTATTATGGTCATCATCGCGGAGTTTTAGTTTCGTGTCAATCTAATTACGAAACTGGAATTAACGAAATGTATGGACATTTACCTATTGATTTGTTCGTTTGACAAGAAATAGGAGAGAATAACTAAAATTATAAATGAACAGTGGGTAAATATTTATGAGTATTATTACACTACAATCAGTTAAAAAAGACTTGGGTATCAAAGAGATCCTAAAAGATGCCAGTTTTAGCCTTGATGTCACCGATAAAGTTGGTTTAATTGGTGCTAACGGTTCTGGGAAATCAACATTACTAAAAATAATAGCAGGGTTAGAAACAATTGACAGTGGTCAAATTTTAGTTAACTCCGGTTCTAAAATTATCTACTTACCCCAACAGCCAGATGTAGATGAAAATCGCACAGTTTTAGAACAAGTCTTTGCTGACAGTGGAGAGCAGATGGCTTTGGTGCGAGAATATGAAGGACTTTCTGATAAATTAGCTCATTATCCAGAAGATAGTCAGTTAATGTCTCATCTTTCTGTAGTAATGCAGCGCATGGACTCTACAGGTGCATGGGAACTAGAAACCAATGCCAAAATCATTTTAACAAAATTAGGAATTGCTGACTTTGATGTGAAAGTCGGAACATTATCTGGAGGCTATCGCAAACGCATTGTACTAGCAACAGCCCTATTAGCAGAACCAGATGTATTACTGATGGACGAACCAACAAACCATCTTGATGCGTTGTCTGTGGAATGGTTACAAAGTTATTTAAGTCGTTATCGTGGCGCACTTTTTGTTATTACCCACGACCGCTATTTTCTCGATAAAGTTACTAATAGAATTATCGAAATTGATAGAGGTGATATTTACACCTATACAGGTAACTATTCCTATTACTTGGAAAAGAAAGCATTAGCCCAAGAATATGCGGTCAGTAGTCAACGTAAGCATCAAGGTGCATTAAGAAGAGAATTAGAATGGCTCAAACGGGGACCAAAAGCTAGAAGTACCAAACAAAAAGCGAGAACTGACCGTGTTCACGCCATGCGTGACACTGAACTTAAACAAGCGCAGGGTAAAGTAGATATTTCCACAGTTAGCCGTCGCATTGGTAAAAAAGTTATTGAACTAAATAACATTAGTAAAGCCTATGATGGCAGTACTTTAATTAATAACTTCACCTACGAATTTAGTCCAGAAGACCGTATTGGAATTATTGGTGCTAATGGTGCGGGTAAATCTACCTTAATGAAGGTTATCACCAGACAAATTCAGCCTGATTCTGGAAATGTCGAAATTGGTAGTACCATTCACATTGGTTATTTTGATCAACATTCTGAAGACTTACTCACCGCTTTAAATGAAAATCAACGAGTAATTGACTACATTAAAGAAGAAGGCGAATTTTTACAAATAGCTGATGGAACAAAAATTACAGCTTCCCAAATGTTAGAGAGATTTTTGTTTCTAGGAAGTCAGCAATATGCACCAATCTGTAAGCTTTCAGGTGGAGAAAAACGGCGTTTATTTCTCTTACGGCTACTTATCAGTGCGCCTAATGTCTTAATATTAGATGAACCAACCAATGATTTAGATGTACAGACATTGGCGATATTAGAAGAATATTTAGAGGATTTTACCGGATGTGTAATTGTAGTGTCCCATGACCGCTACTTTTTAGATCGTACCATAGATACTATATTTGCTTTAGAAGAAGGTGGTTATATTAAACAATATCCTGGTAATTATTCAGTTTATTTAGATTACAAAAAGGCTGAAGAAGCACAACAAGAAATACTGAATACAAAAGAAAAGAGTAAAACTGTCACTTATGAAAAGGTTACATCTCCAGAAATAGAAGCTAAAAAACGACGGAGATTATCTAATTGGGAAAAGCGGGAATTTGAGCAGCTAGAAGGTAAAATTGCTAAATTAGAAGAGGAAAAAGCCTCTGTTGAAAAAGCATTAGTAACTGCTACTCCTGGGAATTACAGCCAAGTACAAAAACTGTATGGACAGGTGGAATTACTAAAGCAAGTAATTGATGTAGCCACAGAACGCTGGTTAGAATTAGCGGAAATGGACTCTTAATAATCAGTGTGCTCCAATACCGCTAAATCAGCTAATTGTTGATAATTATTTACGTATTAGGTAAATCATCTCCATTCCAAGCTTTATCTATGCTAATTACCCAAGGGACACCGTTATTAACTGGTGAACTAATACTGATTTTAGCTTTGTTAGCAAACCGTTTTAACGTTTCGGATAAGTAGGGAACAGTCGTCATGATGTTTTGATAACTTTCGATATCATGACAAACCATAATTAACATCAAAATACCGCTATTAACCTTAAAGTACCAGTGAAATTTAGATAAATAAATGCGTATCATGCTATGGCAAGCTAGGAAAAAGCGCTTTTTAGTTACTTCTTCCAGTTGACTGAGCAATATTTCACTGATTTGAGTAGTTTTATAGGAAGGTAAATCATCTGGAGATAGGTGTGGCTTAGTCATGGTTTTTCGTCCTTATTCACAAGAACAATCAACTGACATAAGTGAAGTCAGTTTTTAAGATAGTCCCAGGTCATAACCGTTCACTCCCTTATGAATGTTTATATAGTTTATATTTATGCTTCTCTAATTTTCCACATATTTTCTTTAGTAAGTTAGATACAAAAATACATGAAGTTTTCTGATAGATTATGTCTGTTTTAGGTAAAAATAACCCGTATCTTTGTTTCTATTTTTTCATGACTTCAAGTTTATTCAAGGACTTAGCTTGTGTGTGGAAACTAGGAATATTGCATAAAAAATCAATTCCATCATCTTATACCTCAACTGATCTTGATGTAGCTTTCTTAAGCCTTCTGTGTATGTAGTTTTTCTTGAGAATATTTTTATTGTATAATCGCAACAATTAATATTATCTATAACTAGCCATTGAAAAATACTGATAGAATCGAACTTAGCTTTTGGGAAGCTGGATGTTTAATTTTACACCGCTTTGAGTGCTGGCAACAGAAGCATAAATACTTGCTCCATTTAAGTAAGAGGTAGAATTGTTAAAGTCAAAGTTAAAGTCAAAATAATTAAACCAGTTTACTGTCGGTCCTAATGTTAATTTAACTGCATCTGTGAGAGGCAATGAGTAGAATAAATCTTGAATTAGGACATCTCCAGATGTTTGATCTGTATAAACATTACCATAGGTATTAAGAAAACCAGGAGAAATGAATTGATTAATGGGTGAAGCGCCATTTCCTGCTGCTAATTGTACAGTTAATAAATCTTTGCCAGTAAAAGAGGAATTTAATGTCACCCAGACTAAACTACTTAAAATCACTTGAATATCACTAATAGTATTAATTAATGGTTTTCCTGTAGTGCTATGTCTCCTACCTGCAAAACGAGCATCTAAAGAGGTATTTGGTAAAGCTTCAAATTTGACATTATCCCCTGTACATACTCCAGTTAAGTTTATCCAAGCTGAACCGTTTAGTTTTGTGGTTGTAGAAAATTGTTGTTCTTCTAAGGGAAGGACATGCTGTTCAAGACTATCTAATCTTGTTCTTAATGCGGTTAATTATGAAAAAAATTGAGTTTGTAATTGTTTTATTTTATGTAAATCATCTTCTTCAATTTTCCCTCCATAATTAATTAATGGGGTTATGTTTTTTAAACAAGTGTTTAACCCCATAGGAAATTAATAGCGAGTAATAGTTATATCACCTAAATAAAAGCCGTTCATGTTACCTTCTATGCATTGATACTTTTTTGCTAAATTTTGTAACGCTTCCTAAGCCCAGTTTTGAGGCTCTACATCACGCAGTTCAGATACAGAATTAATTTGTGTAAATACATTTGCACTGCTAGTTCTAATTTCGATATGTTCTGATATGATTCTCATTATTTTTATTAATTTTTTTGTGAATTTTAGATAACTTCATAGAAGTTAAACGAGCATATTTATTCAGGCATAAAATAATAATAATATATATTCTTAACCGAAAAAAACTTCGATAAATTAACCGAAGGTTTATTAATAAAAATTTGAAAATTCAGTTAGAGATTATTTATAAGGTAAATGTTTAGGAGACAAGAGGAAGTAGCATAATCCTAGTCATAAGAGCATATATAGCCCCCTCCCTCATTTGTGTTAAACGCTCATAATCCTTGCTTAGACGATGATATTGCTTAAACCACCCAAATGTTCTTTCTACTACCCAGGGTTGTGGTAAAACTTTAAATTCTTACTCAGTAGGTCCTATGACTTCAACATGAGCTTGAATCATGAACCAAACTGCAAGTGCAAATTTATCACCGTCATAACCGGAATCAACCCATAAAACTTGGACTTTTTCCAATAATTCTGTGGGTTCCTCTAGCAGTTCCATTAGTGCATAGGCAGCAAGTATTCGTTCTGGGGCATTGGCTTTACTAACAACAAGTTTCAACACAAGTCCAAGGCTATCAACTAAAGTCTGCCCCTTTCTCCCTTTTACCTTTTTACATCCGTCAAAACCATACACATCCCCTTTTTTTGGTCAGTTTTGACCGACTGACTGTCTGCAGCGAGCGCGGTAGGTTGTGTTGATTTACCTAATTTCGAGCGAACTTGACCACCCAATGTATGGTTGAATTTTTCCCAAACCCCCTGGCCCTGCCATTTACTGTAATAGCTATATACCGTTGACCTTGGCGGGAAGTCACCTGGAAGCATATTCCATTGACATCCAGCTTTCAAATGATAATAGATGGCATTACATATTTCACCCATATCTGTTGTGGGTGGATGCCCTCCTTCTTTGGCTGGTGGAATCAATGTGGCCAGGATTTCCCACTCCATATCAGTTAAGTCTGTGGGGTAAGACTTTCGTTCCATTAGGAGCTATGTAAATACACTACATTTTATGTATCCTATCCTTCCAATATTCCTTTTCTACTCCCCTTTACATTTACTTTATCAATAGCCTCTTAATCTTGGCTATCTATAACTTAGTCAAAAAGTTCCTTGAAACCATAAGCAGCATGCCCAACAACAGCACCAGCAGCTGCTACTTATGTAATTTGATCTTCTTCGCGCTTTTTACTTGGAAGTTTTTATACTTTTGAATTTAGAGCCATGGTAAAAAACTAACATACGACTTTTCATACCTAGCGAAGTATAATTACTCAATTGCAGAATAAAGTTACAACAAAACTTATAAAAAATTAAATAAAAACAAACAAACTATCCATCACTCAAAACTCCCCCCTTTTGCATCCCTCTCTGCGCCTTTGCGTGAGACAAAACTCTTATCCAACTTAAAACGCCAACCAACTTCACAACCCCTAACGGTATCGTAATAAAAGCGATATTGGATAAAAACAAACAAAATATATGACCTCCATAGAGTCCAGCAATCACAAAAAAGCCAAAGCCCTTAAACCCGGAAGCGTACGCCCCGCTAAAGAACTATGTAGTGAATGCGGACTATGCGACACCTACTATATCCACTACGTCAAAGAAGCTTGTGCTTTCATCACCCAAAAAATAGATCAACTAGAAACAACTACCCATAACCGCCCCCGCAACCTAGAAGACGAAAACGAACTCTATTTCGGTGTTCATCAAGAAATGATGTCCGCACGCAAGCTACAACCGATAGAAGGCGCACAATGGACAGGAATAGTTAGCAGCATAGCTATAGAAATGCTCAACCGTGGCTTAGTTGAAGGCGTGGTATGTGTGCAAAACACCAAAGAAGACCGCTTTCAACCTATGCCCATCATAGCGCGAACCACCGAAGAAATACTAGCAGCAAAAGTAAATAAACCGACCCTTTCCCCCAACCTATCCGTATTAGAACAGATAGAAGAATCAGGAATGAAGAGGTTATTAGTCATAGGTGTAGGTTGTCAAATCCAAGCATTACGCGCCATAGAAAAAAAACTGGGTTTAGAAAAACTCTACGTACTAGGAACACCATGTGTAGATAACGTTACCCGTGCCGGACTACAGAAATTCCTAGAAACCACCAGCCGATCGCCTGCAACAGTCGTCAGTTACGAATTCATGCAAGACTTCCGGGTACACTTCAAACACGAAGACGGTTCAGAAGAAACAGTACCCTTCTTTGGCTTAAAAACCAACATCCTCAAAGACATTTTCGCCCCATCCTGTATGAGTTGCTTTGATTACGTCAACTCCCTCGCTGATATAGTTGTGGGTTATATGGGCGCACCCTTCCCCTGGCAATGGATACTTGTGAGAAATGATACCGGACAAGAAATGTTAGAACTTGTGAAAGACCAACTTGAAACTCAACCTGTTATGTTCCAAGGAGATAGAAAACCCGCTGTACAACAAGGTATAGAAGCCTATGATAAAGCCGTTACCTTACCGATGTGGGTAGCGAAATTAATGGGAGTAGTCATAGATAAAATTGGACCCAAGGGTTTGGAATATGGGAGATTTTCCATAGATTCCCACTTTGCTAGAAATTACTTATATGTAAAGCGGAATCATCCTGAGAAACTGGAAGCCCACTTACCAGAGTTTGCGAGGCGGATCGTGGGACAGTATAATTTACCAGAATAGGTTCCGCGCGAAACTCGTCCTAAGCTTCTCCTACAGCCTCAATAGCTGCCTGTAAAGCGATTGCTACATGAGTCCAATGTGTACCCCCTTGACAATACACAACATAAGGCTCACGTAATGGGCCATCAGCTGATAATTCCAAGGTGCTGCCTTCAATAAATGTGCCTCCAGCCATGACTACTTCGCTTTCATAGCCTGGCATATCGTCGGGTATAGGGTCGAGATAAGACCCGATGGGTGAAGACTGTTGGATGGCTTTACAAAAGGCGATCAGCTTTTTGGCTGAACCCAGTTTAATCGCTTGGATGACATCTCCTCGTGGTGCTAAGGGTGGGGGGTTAACTGGATATCCAAGTTTGTCAAATACGTATCCTGTTAGGTATGTTCCTTTCATAGCTTCCCCAACCATCTGCGGTGCTAAAAATAATCCCTGGAATAAGAGGCGGTTTTGGTCGAAGGTCGCTCCTCCAGCACTACCTATTCCGGGGGCTGTTAGTCTACAAGCTGCAGCTTCTACTAGGTCTGCTCTTCCTGCTATATATCCCCCTGCTGTAACTAATGTACCGCCAGGATTTTTAATTAATGACCCGGCCATTAAGTCAGCACCTACATGAGTAGGTTCTTTAATATCAATAAATTCGCCATAACAGTTATCTACGAAACATACAGTGTTGGGGTTTTGCTGTTTGACTATGTGAATGATTTTTTCAATCTCTTGTATAGAGAGGCTTGGCCTCCATAAATATCCACAGGAACGTTGAATTAATACTAATTTGGTATTTTCTTGAATTCCGTGCTGTAATGCTTGCCAATCTATTTTTCCTTCTTCGTTTAGTTCTAGTTGGCGGTATTTTATGCCAAAATCAATAAGAGACCCTTGGCCTTGACCACGCAAGCCAATTACCTCTTCCAAAGTATCGTAGGGAGAACCAATCACTGCTAACATTTCATCCCCAGGCCGAAGCACTCCATAAAGCGCACAGGTGATCGCATGAGTTCCTGATACAATCTGCACTCGCACCAACGCAGCTTCTGCTCCCATTACTTGGGCAAAAACTTGATCTAAGGTTTCTCTCCCTAAATCATCATGTCCATAACCGCTTACACTCGCAAAGTGGTGCGCCCCTACTCGATGATTACGAAATGCTGTTAGCACTCTTTGAAGATTATGCTTGACCTGTGCGTCAATTCCAGAAAAAATCTCTAATAGCGCCTGTTCTGCTTCTTGCAGCTGCTCTATGCTGTTCATTGTTTCCTCATTTAAAAAAATAATCTAAATATGCGGATTCGTAAATCACGCAGATTAGGCTAGACAATTCCTATGAAGGTTACTGCATGACAATTGCTACCTCAACTAAACCTCAAATTAACTGGGTTAATACCCTATTTTTCATCGCTCTGCACATCGGTGCTTTATTTGCCTTTTTTCCTGGTAACTTTAGCTGGACAGCCGTTGGTGTTGCATTATTCCTCTACTGGGTGAGTGGTGGTTTAGGCATTACTCTGGGTTTTCACCGTCTCGTTACCCATCGAAGTTTTCAAACCCCTAAATGGTTGGAGTATTTTCTGGTGTTCTGTGGTACTCTTGCCTGTCAAGGTGGACCAATTGAGTGGGTAGGGACACATCGTATTCATCATTTGCATTCTGATACTGAACAAGATCCGCATGATTCTAATAAGGGTTTTTGGTGGAGTCACATCGGTTGGCTAATTTTCCACTCTCCTGCGCACTCCCAAATTCCCCGATTTACAAAGGATATTGCAGGAGACCCAGTTTATCAGTTTTTCCAAAAGTATTTCATTTTAATCCAGTTAGTTCTGGGTGCAGTGTTATTATTTTTGGGTGGTTGGTCTTTCGTGGTTTGGGGCGTTTTTGTCCGCATCGTTTGGGTTTATCACTGCACATGGTTAGTGAACAGTGCTACCCATAAGTTCGGTTACCAAAGTCATGACTCTGGCGACAGATCTACTAACTGCTGGTGGGTTGCTGTACTAGTATTTGGTGAAGGCTGGCATAATAACCACCATGCTTATCAATACTCAGCCCGTCATGGTTTGGAATGGTGGGAAATTGATATGACTTGGATGACTATTCAATTACTACAACTCTTCGGTCTCGCTACAAATGTCAAGCTGGCAGAGCGAAAAGCATAACGCATAATTTATCTTCAAAGTCAATAGTTTTATGTTCAAATTTTGGGTGGAAAACTATTGACTTTTTATGTGCAACTACAGTATTTAGCTAATGACAGCAATTAAAAACAAAATTTTTAATTTTCAATTTTTAATTTTTATCTATCCTAAGTTGCTATTAGGTTGCTATAATCTCAGGAATTAATATTACAAAACTTTGCTGCAAACTCATTTTTTGAGTGAATTTGTAGATCATTTTGTTGTTTTTCAGGTATTCATGACTACATCAATCATCAAAAGCCAGGAAATTCTGGTCTCCACAGACCTTGATAAAGACCAAATCAAACTAAAGCATATTATCAAAAGTCTGCCCAAGGAATGCTTCCAGAAAAATAGCCGCAAAGCATGGACTACTGTAGTTCTCAGTTTGGCTATGGCTGCATTAGGCTATTATTTCCTAGCAATTTCTCCCTGGTTTCTTTTACCGTTAGCATGGATTTTTACAGGCACAGCTTTAACAGGATTTTTTGTCATAGGTCATGACTGCGGACATCGTTCATTTGCTAAGCGTCGTTGGGTAAATGATTTAGTTGGCCATTTTTCCATGATGTTTTTAATTTACCCTTTTCATACCTGGAGAATTAAACATAATCATCACCATAAACATACAAATAAACTAGATGAGGATAACGCATGGCATCCCATCCGACCAGAAACTTTTGAAAATTGGGATAAAACCAAACAGTCTGCATTTGAACTTTTCATGCGGAAACGTCTCTGGTGGGTAGGTTCTATTGGACATTGGGCTCTTGTGCATTTCGATGCCCGGAAATTCGAGAAAAAAGACCAAGCTAGTGTTAAATTATCTGTGGCTGTAGTATTAATATTTGCAGCTATTGTTTTCCCAAGTTTGATTATCACCACTGGTGTTTGGGGCTTTATTAAATTCTGGTTTATCCCCTGGATGGTTTACCATTTCTGGATGAGTACCTTCACCATTGTTCACCACACAACCGCAGACGTTCCTTTTGGATCAGCTGAAAAATGGAACGAGGCTATGGCACAGTTATTTGGAACAATTCATTGTGATTATCCTCGTTGGGTAGAAATCCTTTGTCACGATATTAACGTTCACGTTCCCCATCATATCTCTACCTCCATTCCTTCTTACAATTTGCGTTTAGCTTACGCCAGTATCAAGGAAAATTGGGCTTCTTATCTTCATGATGAATGTAAGTTCTCTTGGGACTTAATGAAAAAAATTACTAACGAATGTCAACTATATCAAACTGACATTGGTTATATAACTTTTGACAAATATTACGCTCAAAAATAACAACCTGTACGACAGGCATCTTGCCTGTCCATATTTTCCCAATACTTCCATTCAAGATTATTAAATCCAGTGCAATTAGACATATTTCAACTCAACCAAAATTCTGGTATTGACTCATCTCAGGGTGAAGGTAAACTTCCCTTTACTCTTAAAGATTTAAAAGCTGCTATTCCGGCTGAATGTTTTCAGCCCAGTGTGATTAAATCACTGTATTATTTTTTTCGTGATGTTGCCATAGTTGCCTTGCTATATGCAGTTGCAAATTATCTAGACTCTTGGTATTTCTGGCCAATT
It encodes the following:
- a CDS encoding Coenzyme F420 hydrogenase/dehydrogenase, beta subunit C-terminal domain codes for the protein MTSIESSNHKKAKALKPGSVRPAKELCSECGLCDTYYIHYVKEACAFITQKIDQLETTTHNRPRNLEDENELYFGVHQEMMSARKLQPIEGAQWTGIVSSIAIEMLNRGLVEGVVCVQNTKEDRFQPMPIIARTTEEILAAKVNKPTLSPNLSVLEQIEESGMKRLLVIGVGCQIQALRAIEKKLGLEKLYVLGTPCVDNVTRAGLQKFLETTSRSPATVVSYEFMQDFRVHFKHEDGSEETVPFFGLKTNILKDIFAPSCMSCFDYVNSLADIVVGYMGAPFPWQWILVRNDTGQEMLELVKDQLETQPVMFQGDRKPAVQQGIEAYDKAVTLPMWVAKLMGVVIDKIGPKGLEYGRFSIDSHFARNYLYVKRNHPEKLEAHLPEFARRIVGQYNLPE
- a CDS encoding DUF1824 family protein; the encoded protein is MPTPQDPKLTVQEAKKILNKFNCLDIAPILKPSEKVLTRQALIFMASLSDYQILGICAETAEEGIMAMKTYSRAFHYEAPDNLPTPEGAVYIKLNGKNGLCYLDSYYGHHRGVLVSCQSNYETGINEMYGHLPIDLFV
- a CDS encoding ABC-F family ATP-binding cassette domain-containing protein; protein product: MSIITLQSVKKDLGIKEILKDASFSLDVTDKVGLIGANGSGKSTLLKIIAGLETIDSGQILVNSGSKIIYLPQQPDVDENRTVLEQVFADSGEQMALVREYEGLSDKLAHYPEDSQLMSHLSVVMQRMDSTGAWELETNAKIILTKLGIADFDVKVGTLSGGYRKRIVLATALLAEPDVLLMDEPTNHLDALSVEWLQSYLSRYRGALFVITHDRYFLDKVTNRIIEIDRGDIYTYTGNYSYYLEKKALAQEYAVSSQRKHQGALRRELEWLKRGPKARSTKQKARTDRVHAMRDTELKQAQGKVDISTVSRRIGKKVIELNNISKAYDGSTLINNFTYEFSPEDRIGIIGANGAGKSTLMKVITRQIQPDSGNVEIGSTIHIGYFDQHSEDLLTALNENQRVIDYIKEEGEFLQIADGTKITASQMLERFLFLGSQQYAPICKLSGGEKRRLFLLRLLISAPNVLILDEPTNDLDVQTLAILEEYLEDFTGCVIVVSHDRYFLDRTIDTIFALEEGGYIKQYPGNYSVYLDYKKAEEAQQEILNTKEKSKTVTYEKVTSPEIEAKKRRRLSNWEKREFEQLEGKIAKLEEEKASVEKALVTATPGNYSQVQKLYGQVELLKQVIDVATERWLELAEMDS
- a CDS encoding prohibitin family protein, giving the protein MNTKHIGHFSTTIFGILLALVVLFGINSFVIINPGQAGVISILGKAKDAALLEGIHLKPPFITVTDVYDLTVQKFEIPAESSTKDLQNLTARFTINFRIDPMKVVEIRRKKGSLANIVSKIIGTQTQEAFKIAAARRTVEEVITKRSELKEDFDTALGDRLDKYGIIVLDTSVVDLTFSPEFARAVEEKQIAEQRAQRAVYIAREAEQEAQAEINRAKGKAEAERLLAETLKAQGGQLVLQEEAIEAWKTGGAKMPNVLVMGENSQGSIPFIFN
- a CDS encoding aminotransferase class I/II-fold pyridoxal phosphate-dependent enzyme, producing MNSIEQLQEAEQALLEIFSGIDAQVKHNLQRVLTAFRNHRVGAHHFASVSGYGHDDLGRETLDQVFAQVMGAEAALVRVQIVSGTHAITCALYGVLRPGDEMLAVIGSPYDTLEEVIGLRGQGQGSLIDFGIKYRQLELNEEGKIDWQALQHGIQENTKLVLIQRSCGYLWRPSLSIQEIEKIIHIVKQQNPNTVCFVDNCYGEFIDIKEPTHVGADLMAGSLIKNPGGTLVTAGGYIAGRADLVEAAACRLTAPGIGSAGGATFDQNRLLFQGLFLAPQMVGEAMKGTYLTGYVFDKLGYPVNPPPLAPRGDVIQAIKLGSAKKLIAFCKAIQQSSPIGSYLDPIPDDMPGYESEVVMAGGTFIEGSTLELSADGPLREPYVVYCQGGTHWTHVAIALQAAIEAVGEA
- a CDS encoding acyl-CoA desaturase; the protein is MTIATSTKPQINWVNTLFFIALHIGALFAFFPGNFSWTAVGVALFLYWVSGGLGITLGFHRLVTHRSFQTPKWLEYFLVFCGTLACQGGPIEWVGTHRIHHLHSDTEQDPHDSNKGFWWSHIGWLIFHSPAHSQIPRFTKDIAGDPVYQFFQKYFILIQLVLGAVLLFLGGWSFVVWGVFVRIVWVYHCTWLVNSATHKFGYQSHDSGDRSTNCWWVAVLVFGEGWHNNHHAYQYSARHGLEWWEIDMTWMTIQLLQLFGLATNVKLAERKA
- a CDS encoding fatty acid desaturase: MTTSIIKSQEILVSTDLDKDQIKLKHIIKSLPKECFQKNSRKAWTTVVLSLAMAALGYYFLAISPWFLLPLAWIFTGTALTGFFVIGHDCGHRSFAKRRWVNDLVGHFSMMFLIYPFHTWRIKHNHHHKHTNKLDEDNAWHPIRPETFENWDKTKQSAFELFMRKRLWWVGSIGHWALVHFDARKFEKKDQASVKLSVAVVLIFAAIVFPSLIITTGVWGFIKFWFIPWMVYHFWMSTFTIVHHTTADVPFGSAEKWNEAMAQLFGTIHCDYPRWVEILCHDINVHVPHHISTSIPSYNLRLAYASIKENWASYLHDECKFSWDLMKKITNECQLYQTDIGYITFDKYYAQK